CTGCCAGGCCCCGGATCACGGTGATGGGATTTCGAGGGTCTGTACAGAACTGCAGCAGCACCGGCGAGAAGGCATCCCGTTTACTCTCCAGCTGCAGGACAACCAGGAGACAGGGCTGAGGTCAGAGCCCCGTCCCAGGCTCAGGGCCCCCCAACAGTTCCAACACTGTCCTAGAACCCTCAGGCAGGGGCGGTTCTGAACACGCAGGGCACTCATACATAGATGCTGGGTGTGGGCGGGTTCAGTTTTTCCCGGGGCAGCTTCTCCTCCGAGTTGATCTTCGGTTTCACAGACTGGGCAGGGGAAAGGTAGGACTCTCGAAACTTCCCTTTCACCTTGGCATTCCTGTAGAAGGACAGTGAGATGAGAACAGGAATATCAGagtgctgggggaagggagtcTCCCACAGGGCCAGGCCAGCAGCCTCAGCGGTGACAGCCCCCCCCACTCACTTGCTGGCCCTCACGACGTCGGCAGCACAGTGGCTGATGGTGAGGTCTGCCATCCGCAGCCTCCGCTCTTCCACCTCCGAGGCAATGAAGGTCTCCTTGTCACCACTTTCTACTTTGATGAGCCGGATCTTCAGCTCCTTGGGGGGCCCTTCACTAAGTGAGCGCAGCTTCAGCATGTCAGCCCGGCTGACACCCAGTGGCCCCGGAGCTTCCTCCCGAGCCTTCTTCCCAGGGACAGGGGCTGCCGGGGGTGTGGGctggacagagggtgcaggagctGGCGGAGGGCCCGGAGCTACGGGCGGCTTGGCCTTGGAGGCCCCGCCCAGATCCGGCCGGGCCTTCTCACGACCCTGGATCTCCTCGCTCTGCAGGTCCAGGTTCCCCAGCACTCGGCGGCTCTTTTCTTTGGGGgccttggccttggccttggcccTGCCCTCCCGGGGCCGCCGACCCACACTGTCCTTACAGGCCCGCCGGTGCCGCCGGTGCTCCTTCTGCCGCCTCTTGCTGCTCCCTGGTCGTGCTGCGGCCGCCACCCCACCGCTCTCCTCCTTGGCCTGAGCTGGGGGCTGCAGTCGCTCAGTCCCGCTGTCCGCTCGATCTGCCGTGTCCACTGGGTCGGCCGGGTCTGCGGTGCTCCGGCCCACCCGCTCCACAAGGGTCTCACAGGCCCGACTTATCTCTTCTAGCACCTCAGACTCAGAACGAGCAGGGGGCAGcggcaggggtgggggcgggggtgcgGGGGTCATGGGGCCCGGGGCTGGCTCTTCGCCCGCCCTGCGCTCCCGGGCCCAGGGCCCGCCTGAGGTAGAGAACTGAGATGACGAGGAAGCGGAGGGCTGTGGGGAGCCCTGGGCGCTCGGGGCCGCGGAGGTGGGCGGTGGGGCGGTAGCACCTGAAGAGGAACCGGGGGAATACTGAGTGGTGGGCAAGGGCCCAGGCCGGGTGGGAACAGCTGCTCCAGTCCCCCGGTAACAGTACTTTTGTCCTTCCAGCACGGAAGCCAAGGACTTGAGCAGGTTGGCCGGGCTGGCTGGTGGGGCTCGCGCAGTTGGCGGTGGCTGGGGTGGTGGCGGGAACTTGGCTAGAGGCGGCGGTGGTGGCAGGGCTGGTGGTggcttcttctcctcttcctgggtGGCCGGGGTGGTGGCGGCGGTGGCAGCAGTGGTGGCTGGGGCTGTGTCAGTGGGGAATGGAGGCTGCAGAGATGTAAAGGGCTCCTTCAGAGGAGGCGGGGGGACCACGCCTGCCTCGTGTCGTTGCTGCTCCTCCTCCTTGCGAATGGATTCATCCAGCATCTTCATGATGTTGGCCAGCCCATCAGGTAGGATCTTGAATTCAGCTGGCTCCTCAAACTGGTCCTCCAGTGGGGTAGGGGGGAAGTCAAAGAGTCGAGGGCCTCGGGCAGGCAGCTCCCCAACCCTGGGCGGCACAGGCTGGGGGGCTTTATTCAGGGGGCCTGGGGATGGCCCCGGCCCCCCCTCGGGGGTCTTTGGGAAGGAGACCCTGGGCCGAGGGCTCTCCGGGTGCCTGAAGCTTCCTGAGGTATTCTGGTGgcaagaggagggaggggctggaggcaggGCAAGAGTCAGGGGTGCAAGAGGTGGGTGCTGGGGGCTCAATGTTGggctgggggggcggggaagggggtcCATACTTCTGGCCAAATAGGAAGGTGTAGGGAAGGACACAGGCCCAGTAGGGCTGCTGCTGTGGCTGCCActgttgctgctgctggtggTTGGGGGAGCGGGAGGGGTGTGCGAATCCTGAGTGCCCACAGAAAAGCGGGGGGCCGGAGGTCCCAAGAAGCCCTcgcggtgggggaggggtggcgggggagggcgggggcgTCCCTCAGCCCCGAAGAAGAGCTCGTCTAAGATCTCTCCATCCTCACGGGCTGCTCGGCAGGCTGGGCCCTTCAGCCAGGCAGGGGGGGGTGGAGGGCGTAAGAGGCGGGgacaagggggaggaggaggtgaggaggggcCGGGTGGCAGGGACAGGTGGGGAGTGGCAGCGGGAGCCGCCAGGAATGGTTTCCGACTACTGTGTGCTGAGGGCCCAAGGCGGCCTTGGTGAGAGGAGACCTCCAGCGCGGGAGTTTGGTAATGGTCAGCACCGGGCTGCAAGTGTAGGACGGCGGTGGTCAGAGGGCTGCTCCAGCCACCCTAGACCGGCTCCACTCATCCCCCCCACCGCTCCGCCCACCACCTGCAGTTGTCACTCACAATGCCTGGGCTCGGCTCCACGCCTCGGAGACCAgggttgctgctgctgctactgctgctggtggtggtgcCGGGGGGGCCAGGGGGCCGGGAAGGGGCGTAAGGCACGCAGGCGGTGGTTGCTGCTGGTGAAACGCTGGAGTCCATCCGCGACCTCTGAACTCTGCTCTCTCTAAGGTCACTTCCAGGGGGACGGGTGGCAGGCGGGCAGCCATGGCTCTCTgctcctggggggcgggggcctGGGGGTGCAGCCGGGACCAGCCGGTGGCCGGGGGGGTGCACAGGGTAGGCCGGAGCTGGGTATGGATATGGGTGAGGCAGCGAGTGCCGCTGCTCCTGTGGGCGAGAAAGGAGGACACTGCGTGAGGAACGAAGAACACAGGGGCTGGAGATAAGAGGTGAGGGGGCCACAGAGAGGTGCTCACCTGGCGCTCTGGGGGTGCTGAACCCTTGCGCTCGGGGCCCCATGCATCTCCATGCGGGGTACTCCACAGCCCTGGCTTGGTCAGCTGGAATGGAGGGCTGGTGGCTAGGCCAggcgggggtggggctgggggcaatGGTGGCGGAGGCAGCGGCAGCCCTGGGGGAAGGCCAGTCTGGAAGAAAACAGAGTGTGAGAGTCCCACTCCTCGCCCCAGCCTGCCCACTCGCTGCTGGCCCGCCCACATACAATCATACCTGCTCAGAGTTGCAGCCTCTCCTGCGTTTGCCTCCAGGGCTGAGGCCCTCCTCCCCCGAGGGGCCTGAGAGTGCTGCAGGAGGCATAGGCTGCACCACCGGGGGTTCGGCGGCTCGCTTCACCGGGGGACCCCCCCGCTTGGCCCCATAGTTCCGTTTGTGCTGAGGACGGAAACAGAGAGAATGGCTCCGGTGCAGACCTGGCCCGGCCCTCCTCCCTAGCCCGCCCAGTCCCAGCCTCACCTCAAGGTGCAACAAGTTCCACACTTGCTCCAGGGGAGGCAGAACCTTGGGTCGGTGCTGGCAGGAGGCGGCATGAAAGTTCCAAAGctgggcctgaggaggtgggggaagagtgCAGAGCACAGGGCAGAGGCAGACGTAAGACGAGGGCACTGAGTCAGAACGCACAATCCTAGCCCCCTGTGTCCTGCCTCATCCCACCTGCTGTAGTCGGCCGACGCGGGGCCCCAGCTCAGCCAAGCTTCCTCCGTATCGAAGGGCGCTGTGGTAGCAGCGTACAGCCTCCTCACTGTCGTGCTCTGACTCGTACAGCTGCCCAAGCTGCTCCCACAGCCCCGGCTGGGCCGGCTCCCGGAGCAATGCCTGCACACAGCCATGCAGGGATTCCAGCTTCCCATGGAGGGGTCTTGGGGTGGGTGTCCTACAGAGCAGAAGGGGGGGAGGTGGCAAGGCTTGGCGAACTCTTTTAAGGCCCCAGCCTTACCTCCCATCCCCAGCACCTTTCAATCCTCACTCACCCTGGAGCATAATACGGTTTGTTGGGGTGGCCAGAGCTACTGCCGTGTGAAGGAGGTAGGGGAGCAGGGAGTGGGGGCTGCCCGATGCTGGCAGAGCACCTGGAGAGAGAAGGGCTCTGTTAATGTACAGCAAGCTGGAAGTCTTGTCCCTACCTAGGAAGGAGGGGACTGAGGAAACAAGAGAAAGCAGCTGAGGACTGCACTGAGGCCCACGGGATGGCAGAAATGAGAGACTGAGGAGCAGAGATGGGAAGAGGAGTGcctggaggcagagagacagaccAAGTTCTCACCTGCCTCCAGGCAGCCATGCGCTCCGAGGAGGGGGATGGGGCGGGCAGGAGCTCCAGGCCCCAGCACAGCTCAAGCCCCCAAGGGCAAAGGCTTCCCGTGCAGCGCGGGCCCCTGCAGGGTCCACTGCCCGATGCATCCAGCCTGTGTCAAGGAGAAGAGATTATGATCCTACTGGGAACAGAGACTGAGCTGTCAGGGTACACACAGCCGACGCGGCCCCAGTCTTCCCTTACCAGGTCAGCAGTGGCCCCAGAGATCGGGCAcggccccctgccccagctcctTGGGGCGATGGTCCGGCTCCAGCCGCTCTGACAGGAGTGCCCACTGCCCCCAGATGGTCGCCCAGGGCCTTTCACAGCCAATTCTAcggagaggagggggaaaggagtAAGGTGAGCGGGCCAGCACACAGTCGGGGCCGCAGGctaggctgggctgggctgggctgggctggcctggCTGTGGCGCCCACAGGTCTGTGATCTGCGCAAGGCTGGCTATCCCTGAGGAGCGGCCCACCCGGCCTAAGGAGCCTCAGGGGAGTGGGGGCAGCGGGAGGGCCAGTCGGTGCGATGGGGTGGCTGCGCTGCTAGGCTTCCAGCAGGGAGCCCCGCGGGCCGAGCTGCAGCGCTGCGGCCGCTTACCCGGCCTCCGTGGGAGCTTTCTCTCCCGGCGTCGGCGAGCTCCGGAGACCTGACCAATCACAGGACTTCCTCTCTCCCCAGAAAACCAATCATCACCCGTGTCTCCGCCTCAGTAACAGCCTGGCCGGGACCAATAGGAGCGAGGTTAGCCCGGCCGCTGCCGGGGGAGGAGGGGCGGCGGAGCCGGTCTGACAGGCTCTGCCCGGGGTGACCCCGACGTGACCCCGCGGCTCCCACCTAGGGTCTCCATCTCCAAGCTGACACTAGGCCGGTCGAGGCAAGCGGAGCCTGAAACCCGTGCGGGTGAAGGCGGCGGGTCGCACGTTCGGGCCGACCTGGGGCATGGAGCTACCCGCAAGTCCCACGCGCCCACAGAGCCGCCGGTGGTCCGCGCTAGACCGCCCGAAACGCCCCCTACCCCGCCGCCTAACACCGACGGACAGCAGACGGATGCACAACGCCGACACAGGTGGCGCTCCCCCTCCTCACTTCACCTCGCCCAGTGCCTGACCTCCCCACCCCCTAGGAACTGTTTAGGGCTGGCCACTCACGGCGACTTCTAAGGCACCCAAACCTGCCCGCGCCGCGATCTGAGCGCTCCACCCACCACGCCTGACCCCCATCCCAAACCATGGTCAAGCCCCCAGTTTCATACCCAGTTCCTTCAGCTCCTCCACTTCTCCTGGTTCTGTAGGCCTTCAATACCAACCGACCCCCAAAACCAAAACCGTCCTCTAATCCCCCAACTTCTGAGAAGTCGCGCACAGCGGTCCCGAGTGGCCCCTCTCGCGTGGCTCCCGTATCCTCTATGCCCTTCCCCGCCGGGGCCACGCGGCTCCCCACGGCCCACGTGGCCCCCGCCCCCCAAGGGAGGGGGGATTTCGGGGGTTGCCCGTGACGTGGCTACTTGCGCAGCGGAAGCGGCGTGTGTAAGAGTACGGGGGGGGGGGTCCttcgggagggaggaaggagggaggaaggaggagggcggGGCCCGCCCGGCGGTGACATCACCCTTGTCCCACTCTCACCGCCCACTCCCTTAAAGAACCCAGAACCCGTTTCACTTCCTCCTtcaccccccccaaccccttcccgTCGGTGCTGGCTCGACCCACGACGGGAGCAGCGCTCCCCTTCCTGGGCACCTTCCCTTTAGCCCCAGTTCTTCCTTCTCGCCTCTCTGAGCCCAGGATCTCGGTCCCCGCGCGTCCTGCTCGCCTACCCCGCGTCCCCGCAGGTAGGAAGCCGGCTCCGCTCCCGGGATCGGTCCATTGAGAGTCTAGAGTACAAAGAGCTGCGAGAGGCGAGTGTAGAGTACAaagcggcgggggcggggccagcgCTCCAGCTGGAGCTAGCGCCGGGCAGGAAGCCGGGGGAGAACGCGCGACGAGGGGCTGGGGGCGGCTGGAAAGTTCGCCTTCGCCGAGAGAAGTCTGAGCTGTGGGGAAATTTCCACCCAGCCCACAAGGGCATTCGGGTTTCTGGTGAAAACAGTCCTCGATCTGCAGGGTAAGGTCGTCTGTTTGCACGCAAGCGCTTGGACCCTACAGGTCCCGGCGTGCCACTCCCCGGCGAGCCCTAGTAGGCGCTTGGGCTCTGCGGACCCTCTCCGCGGTTCACGCGGAGTTTCGGTCAGAACTCTCTCTCCTCACCATACAGCCTTTATGTCAGTTACCGAGCCCTGGGCCAAGCACAGCGCTTAACTGCGGTCAAGCATAGCCCTGGCCGGTTGCCCCCACCTAAGTCCCGGGACCCATGGACCAGACATGGGAAAACGGGGAACCCGGGGTCCAGATATCAGAGGAACAGATCCCCGATTGGGAAGTGGTGCCGAGGGCGCTGCCAGTTACCAGGAAATGCAGCTTCCCCTTCTGCGATGATGACACTTCCCCTCTACCACTTCCCCTTTCCCACGGGGAACTGACTCAGCTTTCCCTAAAACAGCGAGTCCCGTCGGCCAGCCCCTTTCCACCTCTATCCCCTACGCCGGTACTCGGAATACAGCAGCCCTCACTTGAGAACAAAAACTTCCTGTACACTAAACACACACTCACTCTCGCCAACCACCTCGGATCCTTGTCCCCACCAGGGACCCAGGCGCCTGACTTCCCATCCGCCTCCTGTACAAAGCCCTCCCTCGGGGTCTGATTcaggcttggggtgggggagcaTGAGTCACCCAGAAAACCTTCCCCTATTCCCACTGACTCAGCCCCCGCCTCCctgaacacacacagacacacacagtcaGAGGCAGACACAACTCAGCCCACACACCGCTCCCCACCGGTCCCGCGGAATTTCCCCTCTCGTCTTCCCCCATGACGGCCCCTCCCCGCGCCGGGCAGCCCCGACGCCGCGGTCACACCTGTTCCCCAGGCGCCAGCAGCCGGCTCGCGGTCCACTCTCACCTCCACTCTCGCTTTGGGGCAGGAATAGCCCTCCCCGACTCTTGGCGTCCGTACTAACCCAGGGGAGGGGACAATCACCGGCAGGCACAAAGACAGACACCCAAAGACTCCTCAAAGACAGATGAGAGGTAGACGCACACGGCCAAAGAGGACGGCATACTTCTGGGGCAGGCATTCCAGCCTCTCCAGTCGGACCCACAGTACTGGGAGTCAGCCGCTCAGAAAGGGTTAATTCTTCTCCTGCCGAGGCCACGCCCTCTCCATCCGGGCACTCCCGGCTAAGCCCAGCTCCGCCCCCTCCATCCGGGCTCTGGACTCGGGGACTTTAACCGGCCCCCTCCCCCTAGCGCCCCGAGAGGGACCCACTCTATCAAACACACCCACTTAACTCTCTCTGGGCTCCAGGCCGGAGGAGCCCCTCCGCACACCGCTCCCGCCGCGCGGGATGAGGGTCCAGACGTGAGCACGCAGATTCACGTGCCGGCCAAAGACAAGACCCCGCAATTAGGGTATTACCGAGCAGGGAGTTAGCAGGCACGCGGCACGCGCGAGGAGGTGGGGCCGGCCCGGAACCCCGCCGCGTCCCGCTCCCTGTCAGGCTCCGTTCTGCCTGGTGGAAGCGAGGGGTTACAGCTCGCTTCttacctgggggagggggaggcgtaGGGGAGGGCCGCCGGCTGGGGCTCCGCTCTGACTCAGCCACCCCGGGCAGGCCGCCCGCTCGGGATTCCCTTCCCCAGCCTTCCCTCGCTGctggcccctccccgccccccaccgagAAGTGACAGTGCCGGCCCTGGCCCGCTATGTGTCACTGCGAGCCTTGTGTCTGCCTCTGACTGGACCGCTGTGTTCACCAGTCTCTCTGACAAGGTCGGCTGTGTATGAGTCCCGGTGTCTGTCTCCGTGTGCACCTGCATATCTGCTCATCTTGTCTCCATCAGTGCCTGTGTCTGATGCGTTCCTGTCATTATGCCTGTCTACACGACTCCGAGGGGCTgtctctgtctgtgtgtctgcctGGCTCCTGTCTCGGTCTTTTGTCTGGGACTGCCTCTGCATCACTTGCCGTGATCACGTGTGTCTCTCTGCACATGCCCTTCTGTGTTTGCCTTCATGTTCCTGAACAGAGTCAGGGAAACACTGGAGCAGGCTGACCCGGCAGACTCCTCGCCCCACTCCCCTGAATCCTGATGTCTTACTGGATCAGTGATCCTTCTGTTTGAGTCAAGCATTTGGAGGTCTGGGTGCCTTCATTTAAGTTCTGTCCTATTCCTCAGCATCCTCACTTATCCTCACAGCTCCCTGTGGCTCCCATTGTGATGGTAATTGCTAGCATTTAGTGAATACTTATaacatgccaggtactgtgttaagcactttatatacattttaaaaaactcctCTCCAGAACCTGACCTAGtactaccccattttacagatgaggtaattgaggctcagagaggttatataaCTCTGTCAAGGTCATTCCACAAGAGAGAGTAAGAGCTAGGCTTCTTTCCAGAGCCTTATTCTTACCACTCTTCTATAATGCCTCTGTACTATTCTCTGTTGGTTTTATCCTCACAGGACATTTCCTAGGTCAGCCTGCCCCTCAGCTCTCCCCCACAGTACCATCCCAAATGTCTTATGTCTCTAGAGAAGGTGTAGGTAGGAGGCTGTGCAGCATTTCTCAGAAGCCATTGGTTTCTTGGCCCTGAAGCTCATTCAGTTAacacattcattcaacacaaTTCCACTGAGGCACCCCAATGTGCAAAACATCTCGCCAAATAGTGAGAGATACATAGAAGAAAACAGTCCCACTCAAAACTTAGTGAGAAGTGGAGAAGAGCAACACACACTCAGAGAACTTAAGTCTCTGGCTTAGGTACCCTCTTTTCTCCTACAGAAGAATGGGGGATGGGATGGAGCAGGGCCTTAGGCAGAGAAGtggcagaaagagagagggaagcacAAGAGGAGTAAGATTTAGGATGTATGGGGCAAATGCTGTGGTGCAGTAGGGAGAGGGAGGAACCGAAGGGATCTGGAAGGGTGGGAATGCCAAGACTGCCATGGCAACGGCAGGTTTTTGTGACAATGGCCTCCAGTATCTCTCCAAATCAGTTCCCGATCACCCTCCATAAGCCAGGCTGTTCAACAACTATTACAGGGGCAAAGCCCTCctcattccaaaaaaaaatcttatctctACTTTCTGGCCTGCAAACTCCAGGTTAATTCAATTTAGTAACTGAGTTGTAGcactggtggggagggggaagggggggtgatTTTTTGGTGGTAGTTGAGAGGCTGGTGAAGTACAGGGATGAACCATTCATAGGCAACAGAGGGGAGCTCCATAAATGAGGAAGACTGAACCACTCAATCACCTCATGGTGGGGGGGATGCTCAGAGTTGGACTGGACCATTCTGAGGAGTGGGCATGATCTAGATCACATCAATCCTTCTTGCATATGGCGCAGAGCTGGACTGTTGCGGGGAGGCGCTGCATTGCTCAGGGGCAGGACTTACCAGGTGGGAGTTTGGTGTGCCCTGTCTCATTGGAAGCAGCGCCCCAGCAGTAGGGTGCAGCAGACCAcagtgggtggggtgggtggtaCTACGGGGCTGGCATGGTGCCTGGGGgaacctaaaagaaaaaagccagtTAGAGGTGGGATCTCCCAAGCTGGAGAATTTTCCTATGCCCCCTGTCCCCTTATTGAGGAGAAACCTGGCTCTGGTGGTCAGATGGGATGAGAGAATCTGTTTCCATGGCAACCAGAAAAAGCCAACCCAAGAGTGGTCCTCCAGCCTTCCCCTTTAGGAAGCAGCCTGGACCAGGGAGTGAGGGGAGCATGCTACAGCATCTGCGTTAAGTCCACAGTGGACACCCAACCCATGATCCCTCTTCTGACTGGACCCTCCTGCTGAGAGTCCTTGGCCCCAGGGTAGCCCTAACTGCCTCTGATATCTGCACCCAGGTCAGCTTCAGTCCTGGCCTCAGGCTCACAGAAACTCTTCCTTCAGTTCTGCCTCCTCCCTAACCTTATCAAGACACCAGACAACCCCACCTTCTGGACTCtagcccctctccttccctcaggCTGGTGCAGGCAGGTCTTGGTGAGCAGCACAGGTGGCCAGACTAGATGAACGGGCCCAGCAGGGAGGAGTCTTCCTCCTCAGCAAGGACTGTGACTCTGGGCCTGGGTCTGGAAGTAGCCTCTGCTGCAAGCCTCCCTTCCATCAACCCATCAAGGCCATATCCTGTTTCTCCATCACCTCCTTCCTCTAAGTGGCCCAATTAGGTGATAGAggcccactccctcccctcctaACTTTCAGAGACAAGAAGTTAGGTGTCTAGGTCCAGGGCCAAGAATCTGGTGTCCATCCAGGGGTCAGACCTAAGTCTGCCTCACCTCAAACTCACTCCTCAGGGACCTATGTTTTCTGCCCTCTTAGCCATAGTTCTCTGCCCTTAAGCACCCAGACACTTGGGCTCCCAGTCTAGCCTCTCCGCTCCCTGTCCTTccagcccccatccttccccctgccccagaggctcaggcctccagcccccagcctccaTGATGCAATGTGCTGCAAGCTGCCTCAGCTGCTGATGACACTGCCCCCAGGGGAGGTGCTATTTCTGACCCATGCAAGGCCCCTCACCTGGCCAGGGTAGTGGTCAGCTGCAGGCTAGGGAGGCCAGGCAGGCAAGGTCCTTCTGCTGGAGAAGGGAGCTTGAGGCTGGAACCCTCCAGGACAGGGACACTCAGAATGTGAGACCAGAGAGTGAgtgagtaagagagagagagagagagaaacagagagaaacagagagagagggagagagagagagagagagggaaacagagagagagaaagagaaagagagagagagagagagaaacagagagagagaaacagagagagagagagagaaagagagagagagagagagtgagtgtgtgtgtgtgtgttagtctGTAGCATTTGTATTTGTGGTTGTGTTGGGGAAGAAGGGGATGCTGGGGAGGGGCCTTAGGACAGACCAAGAGGAGAAGTGAGGGGCAGCCAAGGGGGTCAGCCAAGGGGGTCAGCGGGGTGTGTATGGGGTGTCTGGACACCAGAGTGGGGGAGGGGCCAACAGCCATTTAAAGGGCCAGCCCCAGAGCTTTAATCCCTCACCAGCCCTGGCCCCAAGCCGGAGGCTGTAATTCATCTGTCCAAcagctggggtgggtgtgtgtgttgggggggggggacatGTGGACGGGaagggggagctgggggaggggctggggctttCTTGTGCACAGAGCCAAACAACAAAAGGGGAAGCTGAAGGGCCAGCTCCAGTGTGCCCAGGACAGGCTGCTGACGTGCAGACCTGCCGGTGGCCCCCACCTGGTGGCCGACAGACTCCGTAGTTTAGACTCAAGGATTCTTGGCCAAGGAGTCCATGAACCCAAAGGTGGGGCCCTGGAGAAGGCCCAGGTTGAGTGCCCCCCAGGCAAGCTGTCACCCCTCCGTGCAGGTCCCATCCGCAGCACTGTCCCAGACCTGGCAGGCCCCGAAACAGATTCAGCCTCAAATGCCCTGCTCGCCAGCCAAGCCTCCCCAGACAAGGCCTGCCGGCTCCCCCCTCCCGCTGGCGCAGGGTGGCAGCGGCCACACCGAGGCTGTCCCTTTAAATCATTACCACCCCTGATTGTGTGGACGAACAGAGGGCCCTGCCCCCCAGGCAGAGGCTTGCCACCTACCCCCACGAGTCCCCAGAAATGTGAGGGCCATTTAAAGGGACAACAGAGAGGCAGCCGGGTCTCTaaccgtccccgcccccaccccaaacACACTCACAGACCCTTTCGCCCGCGACACATAGCCCCTTGCCCCTCCAGAGGGCCCCCCAAATTCCggttctctccccacccctagaGACTGCTAGAAGGAGAAAGGGGCCAGAGTTGGGGGGCGGGGAACTGGGGAAACGAGAAAAGGACAGGGACTCCCTCCTTCCTCAGAGCCCCAGGGGACAGGTCGGAAGGAAAGCAAAGCCTGGAGAAGCAGCGAGACAGAGCCCCGAAAGGTGCCGCGGGCAGACCTGGGGCGCACAGGCTGTCGGTCGAGGGGAAGGGAGTTGGGCTGCACGAGACAGCGGCGCGGCCAGCGGGCGACTAGCCCAAGTGGGGAGATGGAACAAGGAGGGCCGGGGGCAAAGAGGCAAGGCCGGGGGAAACGGGGAGACGGAACCGGGGAAAGGGGTCATCtgggagggtgtggaggaaaaccCGAGAGGGGAGGGCGAGCCAGGCCGGGGTTACCTGCTGGGTGTCTGTCCCCCGGCGGTGCCCCCGGAGTCCGGGTAGGGAGGGGGGGGagcagcgggggggggggagtgggggctgggggggcgggggagacggtccctcctctgcctcctgggcCTGCCCCGGCGCTTGcagcctctgcctccctccctcctcctccccgtcCCTGAGTCCCGGAGTCAAACAAAGAACTGTAGCAGGctctccccaaccccctccctcccccctcctcctcctcctcctcctcctcctcctcctcctcctccacctcctcctcctcctcctcct
This sequence is a window from Pseudorca crassidens isolate mPseCra1 chromosome 19, mPseCra1.hap1, whole genome shotgun sequence. Protein-coding genes within it:
- the KDM6B gene encoding lysine-specific demethylase 6B isoform X3 codes for the protein MHRAVDPAGARAAREAFALGGLSCAGAWSSCPPHPPPRSAWLPGGRCSASIGQPPLPAPLPPSHGSSSGHPNKPYYAPGTPTPRPLHGKLESLHGCVQALLREPAQPGLWEQLGQLYESEHDSEEAVRCYHSALRYGGSLAELGPRVGRLQQAQLWNFHAASCQHRPKVLPPLEQVWNLLHLEHKRNYGAKRGGPPVKRAAEPPVVQPMPPAALSGPSGEEGLSPGGKRRRGCNSEQTGLPPGLPLPPPPLPPAPPPPGLATSPPFQLTKPGLWSTPHGDAWGPERKGSAPPERQEQRHSLPHPYPYPAPAYPVHPPGHRLVPAAPPGPRPPGAESHGCPPATRPPGSDLRESRVQRSRMDSSVSPAATTACVPYAPSRPPGPPGTTTSSSSSSSNPGLRGVEPSPGINTSGSFRHPESPRPRVSFPKTPEGGPGPSPGPLNKAPQPVPPRVGELPARGPRLFDFPPTPLEDQFEEPAEFKILPDGLANIMKMLDESIRKEEEQQRHEAGVVPPPPLKEPFTSLQPPFPTDTAPATTAATAATTPATQEEEKKPPPALPPPPPLAKFPPPPQPPPTARAPPASPANLLKSLASVLEGQKYCYRGTGAAVPTRPGPLPTTQYSPGSSSGATAPPPTSAAPSAQGSPQPSASSSSQFSTSGGPWARERRAGEEPAPGPMTPAPPPPPLPLPPARSESEVLEEISRACETLVERVGRSTADPADPVDTADRADSGTERLQPPAQAKEESGGVAAAARPGSSKRRQKEHRRHRRACKDSVGRRPREGRAKAKAKAPKEKSRRVLGNLDLQSEEIQGREKARPDLGGASKAKPPVAPGPPPAPAPSVQPTPPAAPVPGKKAREEAPGPLGVSRADMLKLRSLSEGPPKELKIRLIKVESGDKETFIASEVEERRLRMADLTISHCAADVVRASKNAKVKGKFRESYLSPAQSVKPKINSEEKLPREKLNPPTPSIYLESKRDAFSPVLLQFCTDPRNPITVIRGLAGSLRLNLGLFSTKTLVEASGEHTVEVRTQVQQPSDENWDLTGTRQIWPCESSRSHTTIAKYAQYQASSFQESLQQEEKESEDEESEEPDSTTGTPPSSAPDPKNHHIIKFGTNIDLSDAKRWKPQLQELLKLPAFMRVTSTGNMLSHVGHTILGMNTVQLYMKVPGSRTPGHQENNNFCSVNINIGPGDCEWFAVHEHYWETISAFCDRHGVDYLTGSWWPILDDLYASNIPVYRFVQRPGDLVWINAGTVHWVQATGWCNNIAWNVGPLTAYQYQLALERYEWNEVKNVKSIVPMIHVSWNVARTVKISDPDLFKMIKFCLLQSMKHCQVQRESLVRAGKKIAYQGRVKDEPAYYCNECDVEVFNILFVTSENGSRNTYLVHCEACARRRSAGLQGVVVLEQYRTEELAQAYDAFTLAPASTSR